The DNA sequence aaaaattaatttcataatcttataataagtaaaaaaattagttattttactGATCTTACAATATCTAATTGAATATCTCTGACAATATAAGAAAATTATGTCCAAATCTTACATAATTTTATTATGAGTAAATTGTTTTCattaattagatattttgagatcttatttttaattagtgATAGTGAAATTTCCACAAGATATTATTCATTCTTGATATTTATAACATGACAAAGGTGTTATATTGGCACCATATTTGTCATTGTAATAAAAATTGagattttatgtaaaattagaagaataaatTTAGCACGTGGattaataacaaaatttaaattgtaAAAACGTTCAAtctagtaattttttttagatttgaTTAAATCATTAAAGattatcatataaaaaacaTTCAAGAGTATAAAAACAGGTTCCATTATGAGTAAATTGTTTTATTAGCACCATATAAACCACATCATATTTCTGATTAAATTGAGATTttacataaattaaaagaataaatttaccatgtaaaataataataagatggGATTTGAATTGTAAAAACGTTTTGatttagtaaaaattttttagaattgattaaattattaaaaattagagTAAAATTCTTTTTGACCATGTCCTTTTGAAAATTGACAAATCGTCTCCTAATCttaaaaaaatgacaaatcGGTTCCTGTCTATTTTTTTCGTTAGACTAGCCAATAGACAGGAGTCGACGTGtctaaagaaagaaataaacaGAGGCCGATTTGTCtaacaaaaaaatcaatgtGTCTAACAGAAGAAATAAACAGAGGctgatttgtcattttttaaACGTTAGGGGACGTCTcgtcaattttcaaaaaagacACCGAAAAGAgtatttattctaaaaattataatctcaaaaaaatttaagagtATAAAACAGGTTTGACATCGTTTTCCAAACCTCATTGTTCAAAAGTTGAAACCCAAACACAAATTCTATTATAGTTCCTTAGACAATTTAACCTGAGCTGTTTTGTGTTATGTTGAGCTTAGAAGGTAAGACTTTAATTTGCACCTTTACCCAAAGCAGTGTTGTGTTGTGTTCCACTACTTGAACTATCTTATGTGTGTGGTTGAGGCTATACTATAAATTACACTCTCTCTTCTTTAGTGTTTCACATAACCGTGAGTTTCATAAATAGAGAGAAAGTATATGCCTTTTGTTAAAAGGAtgtgaagaaaaaagaagggTATCATCATGTCTTTTATTGGGTTAGGTGTTGCTTTAAGCGTTGTGTTTGGTTTTCTCTTGTTGGCTCTGGTTGCTGAACTCTGCTACTTGTTGctttggaagaagaagaagaagaaggaggagaataCTGAGGTTGAAGAGCTTGAAAAGGGTGTGCTTTATGGTGTGTGTTGCAGCAACAACAATTCTCTGAGTGTTGTTGTTGCATCTGAAGAAGAAGGGAACAACAAGGGTGAAGCTGATTTGGATTTGGAGAACAAAGATGTGGTTTTGAAGAATAATGGGGTGGAAGAAAGTGTGGAACTTGAGTTGATGAGGCTTCACAATCTGGCTGGTCCACCAAGATTCTTGTTCACAATCAAGGAGGAAACAAAGGAAGATTTGGAATCTGAAGATGGGAAATCAAGGTGTGGTGGTGATGGTAGGAGCAGAAGAGGTTCAAGAACAAGGAGTTTGAGTGATTTGATGGTTGCAATTGACACACCTTTTCTTAATTCAATGGTTTCTTCACCATTGAGGAACTCTTTGGAGAATCTTGAAGGATTCAACAACCCTCTCTTTGAATCATCTTCACCACCATCTTCTTCAGAGTTCAATAACAGGTTTATTAGGCCTTCATCATCACCTCCTCCAAAGTTCAAGTTCTTAAGAGATGCTGAGGAGAAGTTGTATAGAAGATTGATGGAAGAAGCTCAGAGGAAGGCAcaacagaatcagaatcagaatcTTGTAGCTGAAACTACTGAGGTTAAAGTTAAAGATTCCCCTAATTCAACAACAATGCTTAGTGTCATTAACACCAACACAGAAAGAGAACAGAAACAGCTTCATCAGAAGAATCTACCACACTTTCCTTCAAGTTCATCACAGATTCTTCCATTGGAATCTTCTCCTACAACACTCACACCAGTTCACAAGCCATCCATGGTACATTAGATCTCCAAATactagtctttttttttttcccggGATTTTTTCAAGAATGTGATTAATCCATTTTAGAGTGTAGTTTAGACTAATTAATATTCTGAACTTGAATTCTCTCTAGGGTTGTAGTGTGCTGTTATTATTTCACCAACACCCTTGGTAAAAATACTACTAGtctttagttttaattttttaattttaattttaatttccctCCATATGTTAAGTTAATTGTATTAATTGACACTGTGGTAATTATGCTTCtctctttttctgttctctaaTAATTTGTGTACTTTTGAAATGATTGTGATGGACAAGAATGTGCTGCAAAATTTGCAAATTAGCATGCTGTTAAAACAGTTAATGATTCATGTGAATGATGGTGGTTTGATCGATGCATTTATTTATGCATATTTAAGGACAGGATATACTAATTAGTAATTACTACTCTTGATATGCACACACTGGTCCTCTGAACCTAACTGTGAcccttcgtttttttttttttcccaacGCTAAAAATTGAGCATCTCCATTAATTATTGGACACCAATTTCGAACAGTTCCCTTTCAAATTTAAATGTTCATGTGCAAATATCAAACCATGTCCAAATTTCAAATGACAGTTGTAATATTGAACTTGTCTTATGTACTTATTATTATGTACCTAAGACTTTTAAACGCCATTGCTTATATTAGCAAACAGCAAAGTGGTGTACAGATAAGTACTTTGGAATTTCTTGTAGAATCTCGAAATTTCTGGCTATGCCAAGACTTTTTTTGCAAAGAATTTCACCTTTTTCTTTGCCTCAAAAGTTGTAGCCCTTTCTTTTTTCGTATATTACTGTGTAAATCTATCTGTCGCTAATTAATGAATTGTTATATATTTACTTTAATAGATTGAAtaaactaattagtccactaATTTAAAATAAGGTGAAAATTCATGtacagtcgacttcacgtgaagttgataactgagagccgttagatgattttactgatttgactaaattttcatctaacgactctcGACTATTAATTTCACgtaaagtcgactgcacctTAATTTTCACCTTAAAAGAATTGTGAGAATACTCAAAACCACTAAGTAAACCTTCATCTAATGTGTGAAAGCATTCAAATTAGAATAATATGTTAATGATTAATGAAGCATATAAGTGAGAAAGTAGAAAACGGCGCGTGGAGCAAGTGAagtttctaccccccacaaacAAGTTATGTCGTTGTTAATCACAAGATTTGGCGGAAAGTTATAACATTAGATCTACAAAGTATAGCTCCACCTTTTTTCAAActtgaaagaaaaacaaaatgcaAGGTTACCGAATCCACAATTGTCATTGCATTACAACCTTACACGTAGGTAAAAAATGAAGTTGATTTTCTAAGTGAGTGCTAGCATAACGTTCATAAGTTTAAGATTTTTCaacaaaatcaaattaaattaaaggtAGCTCTAAATTGAGAAATTGAGCATGATTCCATGTGGTCCTGTATATTCGAGTCAATTTTTATTGGGTCCAGTGTATTAACTTGGCTTGGGATTCAAACTGGCTATTTTGGGTTCAAGGAACCACAAAAACCAAAGGACATAAAAGAAAATTGGCGATAGTTTTTAGAAATAACAAATTTGCTGGGCCAGGTATTTTGTTGTATGTTATTCTCTTGTAATTTTCCCATTTATTCTTTGTTTCCCCACATCTTGTACTTTTGAGATATAATAACTAATAGCTAGTAGAAATGTAGAATGGACCACTATTCAATCTTgtcttattatatattttacatGTTCCGTGTTATCCGTTCTAATGTTCATCCTCAAAAATATTACAATGAATTGCTTTGTATAAAAATTTTACATATAATGAATTAATTTCTATTGAGTAAATTATAAATGGTATCTAAAAGTTCACGTTACTGATAAAAATAATTCGAGAAAGTATAAACGATgaacaaattttcaaaatatttgtaGATGTAACAAAAATATTCCTTTTGAATGAATGACAAATAACTTTTCTatttaacaaataatttttgtatatatactAATGTAATTTGTTAATTAACATTTTATGGTATACACAAAGTTATTGACAATGTAACTTGTGAGTCAATTTGATGCATGTTAATCCCTATTAACAACCTTTTTATCAGTAACGTTCGAAATGACAAAAAGGaccaatatatataattcactatgtattttttaaaatccaaattgattcatttataatttttttgggaGATTATTTCGGGTGTGAATTAATGATtgaaaattgataaaataacgATATCATGATAATAggtttaatttaaaaatgttgCTACATCTCTGTCTTATTAAACTTGCATGTGTCAAAGGGGAAATAAAAGAAGAATGTTAGAGCCATAGTTGTTAAAATTGAATGGACTGACCGGTTTAACTGGAAAATCAATAATTTAAACTATAAATCGATTCAGTCTAATATTTTGaccatttaaataaaaaagaattaaaatcgGATGGAATTGATTAGAATTGCAATTCAACAATTAACGAAAGAAAGCCCTTCTTTAGATTCAAACTTGGATGCTCTTGCATCAGGTGCGACTACCACTAGATCAAGTTGCGTTTCATTACGTttgttcttttttaaaaatatataatatatcaattatattatatttttaaaatttatatttattaattatatattatttaaatgaTTCAACTAGTAATTTACCGattgaattaataaattaataaactaataatctAACCGATTTAATTATCGGTTCGGTTCTATCAACTATATAGTGTTAAGATTTAAAGTTTGGATAGGTTGGAATCCTTAATGATTTAGATTTTAGAGGTCTCTTTTGCATAGATTATAAAGTAGGCATGTGCATGATGTCAGGCTCTTCTTTGATACTAACTAGTAACTACTAACTATGAGTAGCAGCTAAATTTAATGTCTACTATCATGCATCAATATGTGTTAGTTGTTCATCTATTCAGCTTCTTGCATTGCTTGCAGGATATATAGTTTAATTTCATCATTAATAATACCTACTCTCAACCTCCATTCCCATTCCCATTCCCATTCCATGCACCTTACTCTGCATCCTCATTAATATTCTCTTGCCCTACTACACATTGCCACTTCCCCTTTTCGGGATTATTAAATTCCCAACAACCTATAACTTCTCAACTCTTTATCTATTAATTAAAAACACAAACAAGTCACTAAACGCATGCATTTCATGCTCTCTTGATGACACTTGAGGTGTATGTAACTATATATCCAAAGCAATAATACGTAATACATATATAATGAAGTAAGCACGCATGTGATGATGATATCTTGCATGATTTCAAAGCAAAATTATCATGTCACGCCAATGGAAATACATATGATTCTGTTCCTCAATCAATCGTGTATAGCAccactgttttatttttattattttgatatgaTCCCTAGCAGTACATGTATTGGCCTGGcccaattgctttcttttaaAATGGGCTCAGACTGTATCCGTGGCCCATATATTCACGCTTGATAAGACAGAACGACACGGACCTGCTTGTAAACACGTGTTGGTTAGCCTTTCATCATCGTTGAATTTTAATACTATGAATCTTGGGCCCAATTTGGGCTCTACACAACGTGACTGGTTGACTTGTCTTCCGTCAACCATAAGTGGTTTTTTAGATTAAAACTCCAGTAGATTTTACGTAAAGTTAATAGATGAGAgttgttagataaaaatttaattaaatcagTCAAATCGTTTAATAATTTTCACCTATCAACTTCATGTGAAATCGACTACACCTGAGTTTCTACCGTTTTtataatatttgtatttttatgaaGTTAAAATGATTATGCTCATCCAAAATGAACTGAGAAAGCAAAGGAAGTTGTTGAACTTCACCTCTATAAGCTAAGTGTTGTATACATCATGCATattctttttgaaaaaaataaaggaagGTTGAAGGTAgtgatagatagatagatataaGGGAATCAAAATATATTAAGGTGAAATATGAATAATGTGCAATTATACATACGGTGGTGGAGAGGTATGGGAAGGCATATGAAATATGTATGTATGGTTGAGAGTGGATGCGTGATTGCTGCATTATTATATACAATTCAAGTGATTGCAGCCCATGAGGCCACATATTGTGGCAAATTCAATTCATGGAACACTGCTACGTAATATACCCCCTTTTCCATTTTTCAGTCTCTGTCTCGGAAAGTAATCCACTTATATATTATCCTTACAATATTCTTAAACATATGAtgaaaactcaggtgaagtcaacttcacgtgaagttaataTTTAACTGccattagatgaaaatttagtcaaatcaatcaaattatCTAATGGCTCTTAAGTATCAACATCACGttaagtcgactgcacctgagtttccatctatatttatgtatttttatgtattgatttaaatttgtagattaagtaataaaaaatttagaattccATCTTTTTATCTCgccagaaaaacaaaaagttacaacataaaatttaaaaaaataaataaatagtgtATATATAGAATTCACACgacaaattcaaaaatattgaGGGGCCATTCATATATCCGGTccctttatttatctttttaaacttttagattaaatagttttatggcaaatatttaatacataacttcaaattcaattcattttatatatgtattttaaaaataaaattttaaattgagtcttaaaattaaaatataattttatcttttataaataaatttaaattaatcgAATCTTTAActtattcatttatttaaataaatgttagggatttaaattatatttttagttaggaactgaaaaatactattgaaagaaaattattaacgtcaaaaataaataattgtaatCCAACTCAAATAATTAGATGGCTTGAAATGTAGTAAGCACAAAAGTGGGTAATTTATACCACATAAATGTGATTATGGGAATAATTAAGAATAATATAACTAAGGGaggagacaaaaaaaaaagtaggtAGGGGAATGCTTTTTGACGCCCCCACTTAGTAGAGAAGAGAGGTTGGTCCCATACACTCTGATTTGTATATCTCATGCACGTGCATGGCTCTCTTTCTAGTTTCTAAGTTGCAAGAGAGTGAGTGAGAGAGGACAAATGGACTCAGGATTAAGGCTGCAATTTTGGTGGCTTTACAACTATAATTTcgctaaattaattaataagtggtaagctttttctctttttcttccagGAAAAATGAGCAAAAAAGCAGGAACCTGTCAAAAACAGATAGGGAATTAGATTCCAACACCACCAACCCCTCTCTCCCCcaatcttcttcttcaaccgtTAATAAAACTTGCATACACTTCCACTTTTCATCAGATAATCCTTTTTTATCTACTAAATGAATTCATCATAAAATGTGTGGCCAAATCTAAAACTTATATCAcatgcaaaaaaaatatattaatacatCACTGTTTAATTTTTCtcaacatatatattttttttaaattttttattgtatttctCAATTTAACAGgtcaaaaattattaaaatttcattTAATGAGTTGTCGCTAGCCaattatagaaaataaaattcaaattttcaaacTCCTAACACTTACTTAATCTAGGATTACTCAACATATTATTGTTAAATTTTGATGAACTACTAAAATTATGAACGTAATTAATGACATCTACTCTTATTTAATATCTACATTTAACTCTTAAGTGTTGTTTACACTACACCATTAGGCCTAACACATCACATGATCACAAATTAAACGTGTCCACCCTGTCTCTAAACCTAATTTAGGATCAAATGAGAAATGACTATAAATTTAAGCTGTATACATACATGAAGAGATACTGAGAAGGCTAAATACTTTTGAGACGTGacaatattaattaaaaattatataatgtaTATGTTTAACAAACTAACgaattgaataattatattaagGAGAAAATATATTATACGATGgttatttctaaaaatttgttaaaataatAGCTTAGATGCCTCTATCGATGtagcgttttttttttttttttttttttttttgccccCTTGGAAGGTTCATTTCAAGCAATTATTAGCtgatttctttcttcttctccttcttctttttattgttttttttagaattattaACTGATCAATATATTTCCTTAATTTTATGTGAACGAATTTCCATCGTGTTTGTGTGTAGGTGTGTGCATATATATATTGCCCGGGAAAATATTGTTACCTTTTGTTTTCAAATTGATCGTGGGGTGGAGTTGCGTCTTCAATtatatatcaattatattatgtgtataaaatgtatattaaaatataaaatatatactgaaaataaattagataacatatatatattcatACACGAATATACGATAATATAAATAACAATTTTAATTATACATAAATAGATATTCATGCATGGTCAACATATATCgtattcataattttt is a window from the Arachis stenosperma cultivar V10309 chromosome 3, arast.V10309.gnm1.PFL2, whole genome shotgun sequence genome containing:
- the LOC130966650 gene encoding uncharacterized protein LOC130966650, coding for MSFIGLGVALSVVFGFLLLALVAELCYLLLWKKKKKKEENTEVEELEKGVLYGVCCSNNNSLSVVVASEEEGNNKGEADLDLENKDVVLKNNGVEESVELELMRLHNLAGPPRFLFTIKEETKEDLESEDGKSRCGGDGRSRRGSRTRSLSDLMVAIDTPFLNSMVSSPLRNSLENLEGFNNPLFESSSPPSSSEFNNRFIRPSSSPPPKFKFLRDAEEKLYRRLMEEAQRKAQQNQNQNLVAETTEVKVKDSPNSTTMLSVINTNTEREQKQLHQKNLPHFPSSSSQILPLESSPTTLTPVHKPSMVH